DNA sequence from the Novipirellula galeiformis genome:
GTTGCCCCCGACGGTCAGCGTTCCGATCGAGTTGCCGGCGGCGAAGGTGCCATTGTTGACGACATTGCCGGTGATGGTTCCGCTGCCGCCCAGTTCAGCATTTGCGCCGACAATGGTGTGGCCCGCGATTGAGCCGTTGACGACTAGTCGTCCGGCGTTGATCGAAGTGGTACCGGTGTAAGTATTGGTAGCCGAGAGAATGAGTTCGCCGCTTCCGGTCTTCTGCAGCGATCCTGTGCCGCCGATCTCGTCGGCCAGAGTCTTTGATCCGGTGCTGACTTCGATCCCTGCAGTGACGCCGGTGTGCAGGTACATCCCCGCACCGATGGTTTGGCCGTTGGCGCCATTGCCAAGGGAACCTGTCCCACCGGTTCCGGCGGTCAAGCTACTGCCTGAGAGCGAGCTGTCGACGATCGAGAGGCTTCCCCCCTCGCGCACGAAGATGGCACCGCCCATCGCATCGCCGGCGTCACCGCCACTGAAGATTCCCCCACCATCGCCTCCGCCAAACCCGCCACTGCCCGGAGTGTTTCCTCCGCCGCCTCCGCCGAAGTCACCGCCGTCGCCGGCGTTGTCTGCATCAACACCAGCACCGCCACCGCCAGCAAATTCACCGCCATTTCCTCCTGACGATTCGGTGCCTCCACCTCCGCCGCCACCGTAGCTGCCGCCGCTGCCGGCGGGAGCCCCGCCGAATACACCGGATCCGCCGCCACCGCCATAAACGCCCCCATTTCCTCCAGCCGCAAAGCCCCCACCCCCCCCACCGCCGGGATTGCCTGCCGCCCCCTTGTTGTTTACGGTGCCGCCTGCGGCGCCACCATCGCCATCGCCACCGGTGTTGTCAGCAGTGGATGCGCCGTCTCCAATTCCACCGCCACCGCCACCCCCCCCAGCGCTAGCGCTTGCATCGCCTCCATTGCCTGTGACACCACCGCCGCCACCACCGCCTTGGTCGGCTGCACTACCTCCATTTCCATCAAATCCTCCTCCACCGCCACCACCTTGATCGCTTGAAACCCCACCGTTTCCCGCGTATCCACCACCCCCGCCGCCGCCACCTGCAGCATTTGTGTTTGAATTTCCTCCGTCACCGCCTTTGGCGGCATTGCTGTCAAGCGTGACACCACGAATCACGACGTTGGCACCGGAGTTGACGAACAACGCGCCACCGGCCCCGGCGCCACCACCACCACCGCCCATTCCAACGCCGCCGTCACCGCCGTCGGCGAGCCCTTGTTTCAGCGTGACATTTTCGATCGTGACGTCGCCATCGGCAACAAAGAACAAGCGTGCGGTGCTCTGCCCCGAGATCGTGTTTCCGGCGCCATGAATCGTGATCGTTTGATCGGTCCCCACGATCATCGGCAGGTTCGACGCCAGCGCGATAGGATCCAAGCCATTTGCAAAGGTGATCGAGTGCGTGCCAGCACCGGCGGCATTCAAGCTTTCGATCGCCGCTCGCAGCGATCCGGCACCGGTATCGTTGTGATTGATGACGCTAAAATCAGCGGCCATGGCGACAGGGCCACCCAAAATGGCCAAGAAGAGAGCAAGACGGGCAGTTCGTTTTTTCATCGCGCGAAAGTCGGTCGATCAAGGAGATACGAGGGACCGTTTACTCCCCCCTTCGCCGCATCCGTGCGACGATTCCCAGGGTGGTCTATCACGTATTCGTCCTGCGTCGCGTCGGAAATCGCTGATGACTGTGAATCTCAAGCACGCGACCGAGTGCCCTCATAGCGAGATTAATCGTCGCAAGGTAAGGCACTCCGTAGAATCAATTTGACAACCATCACAAATTACCGAGTCCAATGCGATGAATCCCTGAGTGGAAGGAGGGCCGGTTCCTACCGGCCCTCCCCCCCCCAACGCTTCACCGATTACGTCGTGCAACCAACCCCCGCGGCCGGTGGGAACCGGCCACGCTTGGCTTTACCAAGCGTAGCTGAGCGTTCCCGAGCCGACGTGGAAGACTTGCCGGTCGTTGAACTGGGTGTTGTAATCGGCTCGCAATTCCCAGCGGTCACTCGGACGTGCCGCGAAACCGCCACCGACGATCGCCCAGTCACGGCCCAGGTCCAATCCGTTAGCACTAAAGCCCGCACCGCCGACACCGGCGAATTGGGCGTTGACGACCGACGTGGTGTCCAAGAACTCGTGCATCCAACTGCCACGAATCTCCGGTGTGATCGCCCAGCCACGAGCCGATGTCCATGGCTGCCACTGCAAACGGCTGCCCAAGTTGCTGCGCAGCGAATGTGTATCGATGCCCGCCATCGCCAAGTTCATCGATCCGGCGCCCGTTTCAGTAAACCCGTTTTGACGAGCGTAGACGTATTGCAGCCCAGCGAACGGTTGCCACTGGTGCGAACGAGTCAATTGCAAATTCAAGCCGCGTTCGCCATAGGCAAAGCCTTGCCATCCGTCCGCGTCGCCGCTTGCGGTACGAGTCAATCCGCCGACCTGGATCGTACGATCGCTGTCAAAATCGTCGAACTGCAAACCGCCCAGTGCGATCCCGTAATGACGACCCGAGGTGTGAGTGAGATAGCTGCCAAAGTTGCCGCCGTTGGCGCGCACGGTTTGGTTCATGTTGTCGGCGCTGACCGACGAACCGACGTAACCGCCGAAGAAGCCAAGGCGAGCGTTGTCGCCGAGATCGCGCTGGATTCCAAACGTGGTTCCGCCCAATCCGTAACCGATCCCCGCAGCGTTGCCATCGGACTCGGCCGAGCCGCCCAGTCCGTAACCGGTTACCCAGCCGCGCCAGTGATAGGCGGCACGGCAGGTCGGCGAGATCAGCACATCACAAGGCGTTTGCGAAGCCTCGACATAACTGACCAAGGCAACGCCGGAGTCCGAAGCGGATGCGGCGGGACTTGTTGACGGCGTGGCACTGGCGAAGCCGCCTCCGCTGGCTCCACCACCGCTGAATAGACCCGCACGCAATTGGCCGCCGATCGTACCGATCAACTGGCTTGTGCCTTGGATCATCACCTGCGATCCGCTGCCGTAAACATCGCCGCTCAGTTGGCCCAGTCCACTTTGCACTTGGGCCGTCGTCAGCATGCTAAACGCATCGAGCACGCTGGCGAAGTCACCGCTGGCGCCAGTGGAGTTTTGGTCGATGTAGGCTCCCACGGATTGACGATTCCCCGAGCCGCCCACCGACGCATAGTCGGTGCTGTTAGCGACCAGGGTAAAGAACGCCGAGTACGAATCGTAGCCCAGTTCGGCATCAAAGAAGGCGAGGTCATCGTTGATCGAATCGAACACACCGGCGAGGCCACTGTGGGTTTGCAGGAACGTGTACTTAGCTCCGCCGGTGTAGGTCCCCGCAGCTCCTTGCACTGAGACATCGCCTCCATTGATGGTAGCCGTGTCGGCGGTGATCAAGTCGTTATCGGTGCCGGCGACCGGCGTGGCCGCCGCTTGGATCTCGACCACGGTGCTGCTGCCGGAATTGAAGGTGGCATCGCCCCCAATGGTCATCGTTCCGATCGAGTTGCCGGCGGCGAAGATGCCGTTGTTGACGACGTTACCGTGGATGGTTCCACTGCCGCCCAATTCGCCCCCGCTGTTCACGATGGCATTGCCGGCGAGCGATCCGTTGACGGCCAGCCGACCGGCATCGATGGTGGTCTCTCCGGTGTGGGTGCTTGCGCCGCTGAGCGTCAGTATGCCGGAGCCCGTTTTCGTCAGACTCCCTGTTCCTGAGATGACACCGGAGTAAGTGCCATCGCTGACTTGATTGAATTGGACGCTGGCGTTATTGGTCACGTCGCCGGGCAAGGAGGCCGAGTTGACTTGCAAGTTGCCGCCCGAAACCGTCGTGCCCCCGGTGTAAGTATTAGCTGCGGAGAGAACGAGTTCGCCAGCGCCGGTTTTCTCGAGCGACCCGCTGCCGCCGATCTCGTCATTCATGCTCGTCGATCCGGTGCTGATTTCGTAGCCCGCGGTCACCCCGGTGTGCAGGTACATGCCCGCTCCGATCGTTTCCCCGTCGGCTCCACGTCTACTCGCATTGCTTCCTGCGCCACCGCTTCCGGCGGTCAGCGTATTGTCGGAAAAACTGCTATCGACGATCGAGAGCGAACCGCCGCTGCGGACGAAGATCGCGCCGCCCATGGCATCGCCCGCATCGCCGCCGTAATAGGTTGCCCCTCCATCGCCGCCACCGAAGCCGCCGCTTCCGGGGGCACTGTCGCCGCCCGTGCCACTGCCTTTACCGGCGCCGCCGCCAAAATCGCCGCCGTTGCCACTGACCGCCATGATGTTCGCGCCGTTTCCGCCGCCGCCCCCAAACTCACCGCCATTGGCCCCAGCGGCACCGCTATCGCCACCCGCTCCTCCGCCATCGACACCAGCGGCGCCGCCGGTGGTGGTGCTGCTGCTGCCGCCCTCGGCTTCGAATCCACCTCCGCCACCGCCGCCATAGTCGGTCGTGCTGCCACCATCGCCGTGGAATCCACCCCCACCACCGCCACCTCGAGGAGAGAGGCTTCCTACTCCGCCATCGCCTCCCTTGGCGGCATTGCTATCGAGCGTGACGCCGCGAACAACGACGTTGGCACCGGAGTTGACGAACAAGGCCCCGCCGGCCCCCGCGCCGCCGCCGCCGCCAGCCATTCCATCACCCCCCTTGCCGCCCGCGGCGAGGCCATCTTTGAGCGTGATATTTTCGATCGTAACATCCCCAGCGGCGACAAAGAACAACCGCGAGGTTTCGTTCCCCGAGACCGTATTGCCAGCGCCATTGATCGTGATCGTTTGCCCGCTCCCCTCAATCCTCGGCAGATTCGATGCCAACTCAATCGGATCCAACCCGCCTGAAAAGGTGATCGAGTGGTTGCCGGCACCGGCGGCGTTCACTTGTTCGATCGCCCAACGCAGCGAATTGGTACCGGAGTCATTGGGATTGTTGACACTAAAGTCGGCGGCCATGGCAGCAGGCGCGCCCAAAATGGCCATTAGGAGAGCAAGACGAGCAGTTCGTTTTTTCATCACACGCACTTCGAGTAATCAAGTGAGCCCGAGGGGCGTGCAGTTCCCCTCGCCGCATCCGTGCGACAAGCCTCAGGTGATCTGCAACGCTCCAACGATTTCGTGTTGGAGATCACCGCAACCGGGATTACCAACACGTGACCGATGGCCTCGTAAAGAGAGTTGATCGTCAGACCATTCGTCGCGCGACAGAATCAAACGGACAGCCTGTATAAACCGAATCCCTCTCCCCCTTCGTGGCTATAACGACTTGCCCAGCCGCAAACGTTGCCGACGGTTGACGCGTCAATGGAGCTACGGGGCGACCTCTCCCGAGGGAGCGCCGAGCAGCTCCCTGACGATGGCTTGCAACTGCGCGATTTGCACCGGTTTGCTGATGTAGTCATCCATCCCGGCCTGGAGACAACGATCGCGATCGCCTGCGAGCGAGTTCGCGGTCAAGGCCACAATCGGAATCCTGCGGGACAGCGGTACGGCTTGTTCGCGTTTGCGGATTTCACGCGTCGCGGAAAAACCATCCATCTTGGGCATTTGACAATCCATCAAAATCAGATCGTAGTGATGTTCGCCGATCGCCTCGATGGCCTCCTCACCATTGGTGACGACTTCACAGGTGCAACCAAAATGTTTCAGCAATTCGCTGATGTAAAATTGGTTGGTGAGATTGTCTTCGGCCACCAAGATATGGGCCGAGAACGCAGGCGAGTGAAGCGGCGCCCCCTGCGCCGTGCGCGGTGACCCTGCGGGGGAAGTGAGGTGGATATTTTCTTGTAGGATCTCGACGGGAATTTCGAACCAGAACGTGGACCCTTGGCCGTGCCGGCTGCGGACGCCCATTTCGCCCTCCATCAACTGAACCAACTGCATACAGATCGACAGCCCCAGTCCCGTCCCGCCGAATTGCCGGGTGGTTGAACTGTCGACTTGTGAAAAGGCTTTGAACAGACGGTTCATGCGGTCCTCGGGAATCCCGAGCCCGGTGTCGGTAACCGAAACTCGAATTCGAGCCGTTGTCCCCGTCCGTGAAACCTGTTCGCCCCGCAAGGTGATTCCGCCCCGGGTGGTGAACTTCAATGCGTTGCTCAGCAAATTCGCCAAGATTTGACACAAGCGGTGATCGTCACACCTAACGATGGCGTCGAGCTCGGGTGAGAGCAGGCAATCCAACCCCAACCCTTTGCCCGCGATCAGCGGAGCGTTGGCAGCGACGACGTCTTCCACAATTTTAGCCAACTTACATTCACGCGGCTCCAATTCCAGTTTGCCCGCTTCGATTTTAGAGAGGTCGAGAATGTCGTCGATCAGCGCCAATAATCGCTGTCCGCTCTTGTAGCCCGCTTCGACGAATTGTTGTTGTCGCCCCGTCAACGTCGTTGTACGCAACAATTCGTTCATGCCCAAAATGCCGTTCAATGGCGTGCGCAACTCGTGACTCATCGTTGCCAAGAAATCGCTTTTAGCACGACTTGCCTCCTCCGCGTGCACGACGGCGCTTCGCAGCGCGGCTTCGGATTGCTTGACGCTGGTCACGTTCTCATGGGCCATCAGGATATGTACTTCGCCCTTGACGTAAATCCGTCTCATGCGGAGCTGGAACCAACGTTGCTCTCGAGAGGAATGACAGGTGTATTGGAAACTCCATGAATCCCGTTTTCCTGCTTCGATCTCGCGCACCGCCGCCAGGACTTTTCTCGCATCTTCATTCCCCTGGTCGATCGCAGCAGCGCAAATCTCGAAGTAGTTTTTGCCTTCGCTAACCCCTTGAACTTCCGTGCAACTTGTCTTCGCAAATCGCTTCCAAGCTTGATTCGTCGCGACGATTTCTCCGCGTGAGTCGAGCACCGCGATGTGGGCGGACAACGCGTCGAGTGTGACCCGGTTGAAGGCTTCACTATCGATCAGCGATTGTTTCGCAAAGGTATGCTCGATCGCAAGACGCGATAGTTCCGTGGCCCATTCCAAGCATTCGCGTTCACGCACACTCGGTTTCCGCGGCTGGTCGGTGTAAACGCTTAAGGTCCCCAGCAACTCGTCATTGACGCTGAGGATCGGCATGGACCAACACGAGCGAATGCAGGCTTGTCGAGCCTGATCTGCCCAAGCGTGACACGGCGATTCGCTTTGCATGTCGTGGACGATCACTTGTCGCTTCGTGAACGCCGCCCGGCAAAATGGCGATCCGTGTGCTTGCACCTCTGAATCGTCGATGGCTTGTAAGTAGTCCTGGGACAAATGCAGCGCAGCACGATTTGACAGGGAGGTTTTGGAGCGGTCGGTCAGCATCAGGTTGCACATCAGTGCCGTGTCTTCGGCGACCACACTCGAGACGATTTTTTTGAGACAAGCGTCGAGGGACTCGTCCGCCGCCAACATCCTCAACAGCTGGCTCTGATGGTTTTCACGCAACTCGCGAAGCTTACGATCGGTGATATCCGAGACCAAGCCTTCGATTGCCTCGACTCGCCCCTGTTCATCATAAATGCCTCGCGCTTGCTCCCAAACCCACTTCATTTGGCCGTCGGGAGTTCGGATGCGATACTCGTGTTGGATCGGTTGGCGTGCTTGCAACTTGGAGGCAAATACGGCGGCGACCTGCGCTAAATCGTCGGGATGGACTAAGCTTGGATATAGAAAATGCCCCTGCGTCAATTCCTCGGGCGAGATGCCAAACAGATCACGACATCCTTCGCTGACAAATTCCATCGTCCAATCGGCATCGTCGCGGCAGCGATAGGCCATGCCTTGAAGATTGGCTAACAGCGTTTGATGGCGTCGACTGCTTTCCAACAGTTCGGCCGTTCTTTTTTCCACGCGTGATTCGAGTTCTTCATTGAGTCGGTGCAGTTTTTCTTCGGCTCGCTTGGCTTCCGAAATGTCACGACATGTTCCAATCGCATAGACGGGTTGCCCTTGGTCATCATTCGATGCCCGCCAAAACTCTTCCACCCATTTCTCGGTTCCATTTTCGAGTAAAATCCGATGTTCGATCTTACACGACGCTCCCGAGTCAAGCGATTGGACCAGCGCATCATTGACACGTTTGCGATCCTCGGGATGAACGAGTTTGAGAAAGTTCGCATGCGTCGGTGCAAATGATTCCGGCTGCTTGCCAAAAATCGCGTACGTTTCGTCCGACCAAAAGACCGTCATCGTCCTCAAGTCGGTCTCCCAGCTGCCGATTTTCGCGACCGCTTGCGCCTCCGAAAGTCTTGCTTGTTTGACCTCGAGTTGTTCAATCAACTGACGCTGTTTCCCGCGAATATCTCGCAGGTCTTGCTCCACTTTTTTCTGGACATGAATGTCAAGCGTCGAGCCCGCCATTCGATACGGCTTTCCGGTCTCGTCACGCAGCGCATCGCCCCGAGCGTTAAACCAACGATAGTGACCGGACTTGGTGCGCAAGCGGAACTCGGTGTCATACGGTTTGTTCCCGTTAAAGTGCGCTTCGATCGCGGACTTGAATTGATCCTTATCGTCGGGATGTAGGGCGCTGGCAAAGGAAGAAAAAACGTGAGGAAATTCATCGTCGGAATAACCAAGCAACTGTTTGAAGCGTGGCGAGTAATAAAGCTCGCCAGTTTGAATATCCCAATCCCAGATGCCTGCGCTGGAACCATCGACCGCCAACTTGAAACGCTCCTCGCTATTTCGCAAGGCAACGATATTCTGCTCTTGTTCGGTAATGTCTTGGATCACCCCCAGTCGGCGAATGGCGTTGCCGGTTTCGTCAAGGACCATCTCTCCACGCTCACGCACGAGGCGAATTTCGCCGTTTGGACGCTGAATTCGAAACTCATGTTCGGCGTACGGTTGGTCCGAATCGGTCCGTGATAACGATGCCAACACTCTCTCACGGTCCTGGACATGAACGCGTCCCATCAAACATTCCAGCGAACCGCTGCATTGCTCCGACGCGATGCCAAAGAGCTCGAAGGTTTGAGCAGACCCCTGGAACGTTCCTAGGCGAAGATCAATATCCCAGCAGCCCATGTTGGCGATACGTTCGGCATTGGACAACAAAACCTCGCGTTCCCGCAGCTCGTCCGTGGCGTTCATCCATTGCGTCAGGTCTCGCGAGATGCCTGACAATCCAGTGATCTTCCCTTGCGGGTCGCGCAGCGCTCGCACATTCGTGCTGAGCGTCACCACGCTGCCATCCTTGCGGAACACCCCACATTTATAATTGAGTTGCTCTGTTCCCGTTTCGACCAACGTGATGAACGTTGTCAATGTTTCATCGAAGCTTTCGGGAGTCACAAATTCCAAAAACGACTTGCCGATTAATTCATACGAATCCCAGCCGTAAATCGCCTTGGCGGCCTGATTGATAAACGTGATCCGGCTTTCCGCATCAATGGTCCAAATCAGATCGTGAGAGGATTCCACCAGATCTCGGTAACGACGTTCCCCCGACTCGACCGCCGCTTCGGATTCTTTACGTGCGGT
Encoded proteins:
- a CDS encoding autotransporter family protein codes for the protein MKKRTARLALFLAILGGPVAMAADFSVINHNDTGAGSLRAAIESLNAAGAGTHSITFANGLDPIALASNLPMIVGTDQTITIHGAGNTISGQSTARLFFVADGDVTIENVTLKQGLADGGDGGVGMGGGGGGAGAGGALFVNSGANVVIRGVTLDSNAAKGGDGGNSNTNAAGGGGGGGGYAGNGGVSSDQGGGGGGGFDGNGGSAADQGGGGGGGVTGNGGDASASAGGGGGGGGIGDGASTADNTGGDGDGGAAGGTVNNKGAAGNPGGGGGGGFAAGGNGGVYGGGGGSGVFGGAPAGSGGSYGGGGGGGTESSGGNGGEFAGGGGAGVDADNAGDGGDFGGGGGGNTPGSGGFGGGDGGGIFSGGDAGDAMGGAIFVREGGSLSIVDSSLSGSSLTAGTGGTGSLGNGANGQTIGAGMYLHTGVTAGIEVSTGSKTLADEIGGTGSLQKTGSGELILSATNTYTGTTSINAGRLVVNGSIAGHTIVGANAELGGSGTITGNVVNNGTFAAGNSIGTLTVGGNATFNSGSSTVVEIKPAASPVAGVDNDLIIADTATIHGGDVSVQGAAGTYTEGAKYTFLQTHSGVSGVFDSITDDLAFFDAELGYDSYSAFFTLVDNSTNFASVGGSGNRQSVGAYIDQNSRGASGDFGSVLDAFSMLSTAQVQSGLSQLSGDLYGSQSQVTIQGTSQLIGTIGGQLRSGLFTGGGSNSRGFASAMPSPSRAAATSSGSGVALVSYVEASQTPCDVLIAPTCRAAYHWRGWMTGYGLGGSAESDGNAAGIDYGLGGTTFGIERDLGDHVRLGFFGGYVGSSVSADNINQTVRTDGGNFGSYLTHTSGRHYGIAMGGFQFDNFDSDRTIQVGGLTRAANGDSDGWQGFAYGERGLNLQLTRSHQWQPFAGLQYVYARQNGFTETGAGSMNLAMAGIDTHSLRSNLGSRLQWQPWTSARGWAITPEIRGSWMHEFLDTTSVVNAQFAGVGGAGFTANGLDLGRDWAIVGGGFAARPSDRWELRADYNTQFNDRQVFHVGSGTLSYIW
- a CDS encoding autotransporter family protein, producing the protein MKKRTARLALLMAILGAPAAMAADFSVNNPNDSGTNSLRWAIEQVNAAGAGNHSITFSGGLDPIELASNLPRIEGSGQTITINGAGNTVSGNETSRLFFVAAGDVTIENITLKDGLAAGGKGGDGMAGGGGGAGAGGALFVNSGANVVVRGVTLDSNAAKGGDGGVGSLSPRGGGGGGGFHGDGGSTTDYGGGGGGGFEAEGGSSSTTTGGAAGVDGGGAGGDSGAAGANGGEFGGGGGNGANIMAVSGNGGDFGGGAGKGSGTGGDSAPGSGGFGGGDGGATYYGGDAGDAMGGAIFVRSGGSLSIVDSSFSDNTLTAGSGGAGSNASRRGADGETIGAGMYLHTGVTAGYEISTGSTSMNDEIGGSGSLEKTGAGELVLSAANTYTGGTTVSGGNLQVNSASLPGDVTNNASVQFNQVSDGTYSGVISGTGSLTKTGSGILTLSGASTHTGETTIDAGRLAVNGSLAGNAIVNSGGELGGSGTIHGNVVNNGIFAAGNSIGTMTIGGDATFNSGSSTVVEIQAAATPVAGTDNDLITADTATINGGDVSVQGAAGTYTGGAKYTFLQTHSGLAGVFDSINDDLAFFDAELGYDSYSAFFTLVANSTDYASVGGSGNRQSVGAYIDQNSTGASGDFASVLDAFSMLTTAQVQSGLGQLSGDVYGSGSQVMIQGTSQLIGTIGGQLRAGLFSGGGASGGGFASATPSTSPAASASDSGVALVSYVEASQTPCDVLISPTCRAAYHWRGWVTGYGLGGSAESDGNAAGIGYGLGGTTFGIQRDLGDNARLGFFGGYVGSSVSADNMNQTVRANGGNFGSYLTHTSGRHYGIALGGLQFDDFDSDRTIQVGGLTRTASGDADGWQGFAYGERGLNLQLTRSHQWQPFAGLQYVYARQNGFTETGAGSMNLAMAGIDTHSLRSNLGSRLQWQPWTSARGWAITPEIRGSWMHEFLDTTSVVNAQFAGVGGAGFSANGLDLGRDWAIVGGGFAARPSDRWELRADYNTQFNDRQVFHVGSGTLSYAW
- a CDS encoding PAS domain-containing protein is translated as MTDRTAKLPTASQGDHRLKVLIVKESHQDAELLIQALTRTELRVQCTHVVTKSDYQAALSSSPDLILADFASSQFRELETLDLMQSREHWVPFIFVSTTGGEEKAVAAMKSGADDFLVQADLQRLGNAVREALSSHRLRAQRPALEQQQHKQKQALRERVNELATLHHASSLLQQDDQPLPTLMQRLVDSLPAAWQFPEIAAARVTLDDREYVSAGFMLTRYRQTARFNTGGGRHVCVDIVYLEPPTVVTARDAAEVVDAAEVVDAAETFFLAEEREWLKTLSGMLRNSLERREAKQVLDRDSLLLSQVQDAAIVTDVAGRVTYWNIGATRLFGWTAEEMLGQPLAHRYPEPKRDWITQQIQERLSGQDWKGEFRDWRKDGTRVWIDANVTRLVDQEGDVVGVLSISRDITARKESEAAVESGERRYRDLVESSHDLIWTIDAESRITFINQAAKAIYGWDSYELIGKSFLEFVTPESFDETLTTFITLVETGTEQLNYKCGVFRKDGSVVTLSTNVRALRDPQGKITGLSGISRDLTQWMNATDELREREVLLSNAERIANMGCWDIDLRLGTFQGSAQTFELFGIASEQCSGSLECLMGRVHVQDRERVLASLSRTDSDQPYAEHEFRIQRPNGEIRLVRERGEMVLDETGNAIRRLGVIQDITEQEQNIVALRNSEERFKLAVDGSSAGIWDWDIQTGELYYSPRFKQLLGYSDDEFPHVFSSFASALHPDDKDQFKSAIEAHFNGNKPYDTEFRLRTKSGHYRWFNARGDALRDETGKPYRMAGSTLDIHVQKKVEQDLRDIRGKQRQLIEQLEVKQARLSEAQAVAKIGSWETDLRTMTVFWSDETYAIFGKQPESFAPTHANFLKLVHPEDRKRVNDALVQSLDSGASCKIEHRILLENGTEKWVEEFWRASNDDQGQPVYAIGTCRDISEAKRAEEKLHRLNEELESRVEKRTAELLESSRRHQTLLANLQGMAYRCRDDADWTMEFVSEGCRDLFGISPEELTQGHFLYPSLVHPDDLAQVAAVFASKLQARQPIQHEYRIRTPDGQMKWVWEQARGIYDEQGRVEAIEGLVSDITDRKLRELRENHQSQLLRMLAADESLDACLKKIVSSVVAEDTALMCNLMLTDRSKTSLSNRAALHLSQDYLQAIDDSEVQAHGSPFCRAAFTKRQVIVHDMQSESPCHAWADQARQACIRSCWSMPILSVNDELLGTLSVYTDQPRKPSVRERECLEWATELSRLAIEHTFAKQSLIDSEAFNRVTLDALSAHIAVLDSRGEIVATNQAWKRFAKTSCTEVQGVSEGKNYFEICAAAIDQGNEDARKVLAAVREIEAGKRDSWSFQYTCHSSREQRWFQLRMRRIYVKGEVHILMAHENVTSVKQSEAALRSAVVHAEEASRAKSDFLATMSHELRTPLNGILGMNELLRTTTLTGRQQQFVEAGYKSGQRLLALIDDILDLSKIEAGKLELEPRECKLAKIVEDVVAANAPLIAGKGLGLDCLLSPELDAIVRCDDHRLCQILANLLSNALKFTTRGGITLRGEQVSRTGTTARIRVSVTDTGLGIPEDRMNRLFKAFSQVDSSTTRQFGGTGLGLSICMQLVQLMEGEMGVRSRHGQGSTFWFEIPVEILQENIHLTSPAGSPRTAQGAPLHSPAFSAHILVAEDNLTNQFYISELLKHFGCTCEVVTNGEEAIEAIGEHHYDLILMDCQMPKMDGFSATREIRKREQAVPLSRRIPIVALTANSLAGDRDRCLQAGMDDYISKPVQIAQLQAIVRELLGAPSGEVAP